The window GCGCATAACCGGGTTCAGGCTGGTCATCGGGTCCTGAAACACAACGCCGATATCGCGCCCGCGGATATCTTCTAACTGTCTCGGCCGTAATTTGAGTAAATCCTTCCCCAGAAAATTAGCCGTTCCCGAGGTGATTTTCCCATTTTCACGGAGCAGTCCGATGGAAGACATTAAGGTGACGGATTTGCCTGAGCCGCTCTCGCCGACGATTCCCAATGATTCATTGGCATTTATCGCAAAGCTGACACCGTTAACGGCAAAAACCTCATCCTCACTTCTGGAGAATTTGACATGAAGGTTATCAATGGAGAGCAACGGTTGTTCTTGCATGTTAATTTCCCCCTTTCGGACTGAACGCTTCCTGAAGCCCGTCTGCAACAAACAGAAAAGCCAGCAGTGTCAGGGCAAAGATGCCCGCCGGAAAATATAACAGCCACGGAAAGCCGAGAATATTGTCACTGGCTTGGGCAATCATATTCCCGAACGAAGGGATTGGCGGCTGAAGCCCCATACCAAAGATGCTCAGTCCAGCAATCTGTGTGAGATCGCCGGGGATTCCGAAAGCAAGGGCAACCCCCATGCTGCCAATAACATTCGGCAACATATAGCGTCTGGCAATATGTGCCTGGGAAGCCCCCAGGGCTCTTGCCGCTTCTACCATTTCACCATCCCGCATCCCCAGAACGAGACTGCGGATCAGTCTGGCATAACCCGCCCAGCCGGGAATACCAATAGCAAGAATCAGCGAGGTATACCCTCGTCCTAACAGAATAACCAGAATCAGGGCAAAAAGAAATCCCGGCAGCGTCATCATGAAATCCACAGCACGCATAATAATCATATCTGCGATCCCGCCGCGCAAGCCTGCCCACAGGCCCAGGATAATTCCAATCACGAAGCTGACTACTGTTGCTCCAAAGGCAATAATAAGCGCACTGCGGACACTGTACAGAATTTGGCTGAACATATCATGCCCGACATTATCGGTACCAAAGATATGCTGCCATGAAGGGCCTTGGTTAATCGCCAGAAAATCTCCGGTGCGATAGTCATAAGGGGCCACATAAGGTCCAATAATCCCGGCAATCAAAAAAAGGACAACCCAGACCATACCGATAACCGCAAGCTTATGGTTTTTGAAGCGTTTCCATCCCTGATAGAATGGAGACCGATGAAAGGTTCTTTTCTTTACGACAGCATCTGATTTCTTTATTACAGCTGAGCTTGCCAATTGCCCGCTCCCCCTCCTAAGATCGTATGCATTCCATTGGTTTATAATTTGACCCGGGGGTCAATCAAGGCATAAACAATATCCACCAATAAATTGATGACCATAATCATGGAACCGAGCAAAAAGACTGAAGTGATCGCAAGCGGATAGTCGAAACTGGTGAACGCCGTCTGCATCACCTGTCCGAGCCCCGGAATGGCAAAAATCTGCTCAACCCAGATCGTTCCCATGACCGTAAATGCAAACTGGGGTCCAATGACGGTAATCATCGCTGTCAGCGAATTTTTAACACCATGCTTGAAAACCATCGGCCAGTATTTCACTCCTTTGGCTTTCGCCGTCCGGATGTAATCCAGCCGCAAGGTTTCGATCAGGCTTCCCCGCATGTATCTGGCCACCACACCAATGTTCCCCGCAGCCAGACAGATCACCGGAAGAATGACATCCTTCCATGTCCCCCAGCCAGTTACAGGCAATATCCCTTGAAAAACAACCCCGAACAGCAGAACCATAATTACCGCGAGAACAAACGCAGGGATGGCTTGACCCGCGAGTGAGATTGTACTAACTACATAATCAATCCATGTATTCCGTTTCAAGGCGGCTATAATGCCGAGCGGAACACCAATAATTACGGACAAAAGCACTGAACCAAAGGCTAAAAGTGCACTGATCGGCAAAGATTGCTTCAGCTGATCTGCAATTTTCAGGGAAGGATTCTGCATCGAATTTCCGAAATTGAAGGTTAATTCATGCCAAATATACTTTAGGATCTGTCGCCAAAGCGGCAAATTCAAACCATACCGGCTTTCGAATTGTTCCATGATTTTATGATAAAGAACAGGGTTTTGTCCTTGCAGCGGAGCAAGTACCGTAGCCATAATATTGCTGTTCATGAAGCCGCCTGGCGAGTAATACATCATAATATAGCTGACTGTGATGACAAGCATCAATGTGATAATGATCTGAACTATGCGCTTTAACACAAACTTTGCTACAGTCATTCCCGAGCCTCCCTTACCGGTCAGAGGGCACCGGAAGAGGTGCCCCTGATTGGTGACTATTCAGTTTTCTTTGACTATTTTACCGATAAGAAGTGCAGTCCGTAGAAGTTACCCCATGCCCAAGGATTCGATTGCACACCCGTAATGCCCGGCTTCACCAGGAAGAACTGCTGCTGATAGAACAGCGGGATGGCGTAGGCATTGTCAATCAGGTTATTGATAACCTTAGCGGCAAATGGTGCTGCATCTTCAACAGTCAATGCATTGACGAACTCTGCCTGCCACATTCTCAAGTCTCTTAAATCATCCGATTGTGTCTTGTTATAGTACACCTGAACATCCAGCGCATTCTGATTCAGTTTTCCGCCCGGCGCATTCGGGGCAATAAAGGTCCAAGCACTCACAAAAGCGGCATGTTTCTCATCATTCGTCTTCGCATTTTTCCATACATCCACGATCTGTTGCCACTGCTCGGCGCGTGTTGGCACTCCCTTAGGATTCAGATAAGGCTGCCACTCTGCAGGCTGTTTCGCAGTCCATTCATCCAAATAAGCGATATCTTCTTTGGCCGCCTGTTCAAGCTTAGCCCAATCGCTCCATTCCACGCCAACCTTCGCGTCATTAGGATCTCCGTATTGTTCAATAGCAGGTTTATAGTAGACTTCCTTGCTCCAGTTCACGAAATTCTGCGTAGCCTCCAGCGGTGCATCCAGTGTACCGATGGAATACAGCTGCTGCGTTGCACCCATATCCAGACTTCCCGGTTCGCTCCAGTTCGTTGCCCCGGAAGCCAGGATAAATCCTGGTTCGGCATCCGCTTGCGGGCCGTTATATTGATAGGCATTGAATTGGGTTTCGTTCAACTGTTTGATTTCCGTTGTAATTCCGAGTCCCTGCTGCAACTCCTGACCAAGCGCCAGGGCAATGGATTCCCCTTGCGGATCCACTTGCTTAACACCAATATAAAGAATTAGCTTCGGCAAACCTTTGCCGCCTTCAAATCCGGCATCCTTGAGCATCTGTTTAGCTCCATCCAGATCCTCTTCAATTCCTTTTTCAAGCTTCTCCGTCGGCCAGCCTGGTGATGCGAACACATTGGTTACTCCGCCCATACCATTCAGAACCGATTCTACAATCGGTTTACGCTGGATGGCTTTGGCAATCGCCTGACGGACTTCCTTCTTGTCGTACGGGGATTCCGTAGTCGGGTTGGACCATTCCAGGTACTTGATGGCATAGTTTGGTGCTGTGAACAGCTCTGAATTCAGGTCATGTGACTTCACATACTGCAAATCCGATGTGGTCTGTACCAGTGCTACCTCGGTTTTACCAGCCATGTAATCTTCTACCGGTACGGTTGTGGCCGGGAGCACATGGATCGTTTCCACATTCCCGCGGTTCAGCTGATCCTTCACACCCACATAATTAGGGTTGCTTACCATTACAAGCTCTCCGTTAGGTGTGAATGATTTGACCATATACGGACCGTTGCTGACAAAGTTCTCTGGTGCAAACCAGTCACTCGGATGCGCGTCAACAACCTTTGGATTCATCGGCATCGCCCCGGCCAGCACCAGATCTCCCAGAATCGCATGAGGCAGCGTAGTAGTAATCTCTAAAGTATAATCATCAATTACTTTGAGTCCGACTTCTTCTTTACTTACCGAACCTGCGTGATAAGCGTAAGAGTTCTTTACAAAATTAAGTACGCTAAGCCACAGCTGTGCGGTCGTATTTTTAGGATCCAGCTGGTACATGTAGGAATAATAAAAATCATTGGCAGTAACCGGATCACCGTTGGACCATTTGGCATCCTTTCGGAGTGTGAACGTCCAGGTCGTTTTATCCTCAGAGACTGTATATCCTGTAGCAATCTTAGGGACAATTTCATTGTTTTGATTGTATCCATACAGGCCTTCGAGCAAAGTACCTTGTTCAACGAGAATCTGGCCCTGCCACTGCGTTGGATCCAGTGTAGGCATCTTCGGATTGAAAACAGTCACCGAGCTTCCTGCCTTAATCTCTGGATCAGAAGCGCTTTCATTTTTAGGAGCGGATTCTCCTGAATTATTCTTCGTGTTAGACGCACTATTGGTGCTGGCCGGCTTGCTCCCATCATTGCCGCTGCCACTATTGCCGTTAGCATTATTTGAGTTGTTGTTGCATGCAGTCACCGAAAGCATAGCAAATGACAGAATAAGCGCGAGAATAGCATTCTTCTTTTTCATCCTCAAGCGATCCCCCTTAAATATGTTACTCAAAATAAACCTAACACGTTATCACTTCGTTATCATTTATACTATCAATATGATACTTCCGCATACTCACCTCCTAAATTAATCGCAAACACGATTTGACAATAATAACACACAACCTAACATTTATTCCCGTATAATACCTATGTAACCGCTTCAATTGTAATTTTATTACTGTTTCATGTCAAGAAAAAAATGGAATTCAATTTCCGTTAGTATAACTATTCATAATAATTTTAGACTAACAAAATTTACGTTTTCGACAAATTATCAACTTTTTTCGTTAAAAATCATATAAATTAAACTAACTTATTTCTGTTTTTTTCAAAACCTAAGGAAACTTTATGTAGCAGAAACACCGGCCAGCACTAAATCTACAGGGTCAGATCATAGGCTAACCAGGTAAATTGCCGAATCCGCATAAAAAAAGCCGCACTGCGCGCGGCTTTTATCAGAATTATTTTCGTTTATGAACTATAAAGGATAAGTAAGGGAAGCTTTATTAATAGGTATACCAGGCAGGGGCTTCACCATATAATTCATCTATTTTTGGTATAAGATCCAGCTCCAGATTATGATATACAGCCGCCATATTCTCAACAATCTCCTCCACATCGGTCTGCTTATTTAAATAGACATTTAAATACCAGTTATTCGAACAGGGAATATTCATCTGATGTTTCCATAACGGGCCTTCAATACTGCATTCACAAGATAATGAGTGTCCCCACTTATCAACTGTAAAAGTTAACATGATCCGGTTATAGTTTCCCGTCTTTTTAACCATCGTATTCCGTCCATGACCGCTATACTTTGGAATATATGCGAAGCCTAGCCGGCTGAAGTTATGTATAACAGCTTTCTTTACGGAAATGGGTCCTTCCCTGTGAATTTGAAGAGACAGGCCCGCCAATGAGTGAGGGTACTGGAATTGGGGAAGATGGCCCTGATCTGAATATTTGCTCTCAATCCATTGCTGCCCTATAAGGAGTTTGTCCTTTATAATTGTACTCTCTGCGAGCGTAGAAGGAACCGCAAACGGCGCTTCATACTCTATTTCCCCCAGATTCTTAACAAACGTACTTGTCTTCGCTTGAAGACTGTCTGCCCCTTCAGGAATATCTTCTTCGTCCAGTTCAACAATAGCATACAGAAAGTTCTGCCTCCCTGTAATCCACCAATTGCTCTGTAAAATAATGCATGGTGAGGGATATGTATTAAGGTTAACTGGAGAACCCGCATAAAATCGGCAGTCCGTTCTAAAATCTCCTTTTGCGTGATAAGGAACCGGACGGGTTGCAGCCTTCTCTGGGGACGACCGCAGAATGGAAAGACTGTCTATAATGAAAGTCGCCTCATTTATAGGAAACCGCCGGGGTATCCCATTAATAATCTCAACCATCAGTTCTGGCGACAGCGGGTCCGTGCAGCCATTCAAATTACAGCTGTCCCAATCCTCAGACAAGTTAGACATAGCATAAGGGGGTTCAAACCTCTCTGGTTCACTTGGTACCGGAAACTTATATTTATTAAGCATAGGTGCATGTTTTAGCACTCGTTCTATTCCAGAAGCACTCATAGAAGATGAATCGGAGAGATAAAATTTAATATCCGCCGTCTGCTCACCGTGTTCCCTAAGTGTTTCGAGTACTTTTGCAGCCAGCACTGGCGGTGTGTCTTTTTTGGACAGTCGAAACATGATTAGCTTGTACAGCTTCATCCTCAGCCTCCTATGCGTTATTGATGGGTCTCATTCGTTTGCTGTATAACATTCCTCCGCCCTATTCATCACTAAACAGCTCCCGCAATACTGCCTTCCGGTTTTCGAGAAAACGTCTAGTAAGGATGTAGTGCAGTGTGTCTTCATACTGAATCTCTGAAGCAGGCTGACTGTCAAAGTTCAGGATTTGGGCATCCGGATAGCCCAGCAGAATCGGGGAGTGCGTTGCGATGATAAACTGGGCTTCTTTCTCCAGATCCTTAATGATTCGAAGCAATGACAATTGCCGGGCTGGTGATAGCGCAGCTTCGGGTTCATCCAGCAGATAGATCGCCTTTTTTCCGAAACGGTGCTTAAAAAGCGACAAAAACGCCTCACCATGGGACTGTTCATGTAATGACTGCCCCCCATAATACCTTAAACTTGAAGGCATTGTATCGATATGTGAAGCAAAGTGGTAGAAGGTCTCCGCCCTGAGAAAGAAACCGTCGGTTACCTTGGGCAGCCAGGATAAACGCAGGTGATCCCCCAGCGCCGAATGAGAAGCATCTACCTCGTAAGTATTGTTCCTGCCTCCGCCTGCGGTATTAAATCCGCACTGATAAGCGACTGCCTCGAGCAGGGTGGACTTTCCGGATCCGTTTTCGCCAACCAGAAAGGTAACATTCGTCTTGAATTCAAGACGGTGCAGATTTTTCAGGGCTGATATGGTAAATGGATAGCGGGAAAGATCCGTATCATTTTTCGGTAGAATCTCCACACTTCGCAGGAACATGTAATCATCTCCAAACCTATGTTATGAAAAGGCAGTGTCCCGGTTACTTCACGTCTACAGCTTCATAGAACAGCTGATTATTCTCAAGGAAGAGAACGCTGTCCTGCTTCAGCTTCATCGATTGAATATCCTTTTTCGATGGGTATTTCAGCAGAGCCTCGTTCACGTCCTGTTTATTCTGCTTGTTATCAATCTGATAAGCAATTATTTTGCGGCCTTCCCGCTTCAAAATTAAATCTTCGGTGCGGAAGCCTGTATGTTCGTTTTTACTCCGGATGCCTCGTTCACTCATCGTGCTTAAGTCCATACAGGAAACCAGCGAACGGTGAATTCCGGACCCGAAGGAATAAGCATACACGAGATCCATGGTCCCGTCATTATTGATATCGTAAGGCACAACACTCGTTACCCCATAAGCACCGAACCCATTTCCCAGCACCGCAGCCTTCCCTTCAGCGACAACAAAGGTTTCTAAGCTGCTGCTGTCTTTAAAAATCTGATGTTTAGTCTCTGACCAGACCTCAGGAGGTGTAATCTCATTCAGCTCACTAACCAGACTGGCTTCCTGCTGACCCAGCAACTCCTGAATAATTGTTTCAGCTTCCTTAACGGACAGCTTTTCGGACTTGGAATCACATGCGGTGAACAGCAGGATTACCGATAGTAAACACGCACCGAATCCGGCAAATTTGCGCTTGCTGTTCATGTCCGCACCTTCTTAATGTCTTTGTTGAACCAATGAACATACCCGCAGCGGTCGCAGGTCAATATATTCGCTGAACGGTTAGCGAAATCAAGATTCAAGAAACTTAGTAAAGCTGTATTCAACTGCGCATAGCCATGATCGAATTTATCATATTGACAGTGCACGCAGATCACACGCAGACCATTCACCTGATAGGGGGCTGCTGCTGTTAACTCTTTCATATTTTTGGAAAAAATCTTAAAAAACCTTTTTGCCCCGTTTGCCATTCCCGATGCCTCCTTCTAGCGCCTTTCCCATTAATACGCCTCCTAAATTTGGAAGTTTCGGTATATGCTGAACTATCTCATGTATGAGTGTTGGAGTGTAGAATAAAAAAACGGCCGCTGGTGTTCCCGGAGGAGCCCTTACAGCCGTTTTACCTATTATCTCTGCAGCGGTTTATTGTAGCCTTTGTCTTCATAGGGCTGCAATTTCTCCAGCCACCGTTTCAGCATCACCTTACATTCCCATTTCACATCGGCGATTTCGTCAGTTTCCTTCTCCTCCAGCACTTCATAGCCGAAATTCTCTGCCCCAAGTTCTTTCCAGTCCTTTTGCAGCTCTGCATTTGCGAACCGGCCCATATCCAGCTGCATCTGGAGGGTAAGCCATTTGTTCTTCAGGTTGGAAAAGGTATCAATGTAGATTTTACCGCTGAGCTTATTGGTGATTTGGATGGCACCCATGTATGTTTTAATCTGCTTGAATTCCTCTTGTAGCTCCTTACGCTTGCTCTTGTCCACGTTATTCTCTCCTCAAAGTTTTGTCGGGATTACTTCTATAACCAGGCTTCAGGCTTAAGTTGGTCAGCGGATGTCCTAATAGCCCATCTCCTTCAGTACCCGGGATAATACACTTAGCCGTTCACCTATCATTTCACCGTCTTCGCCAAGCGCTTGGGCAAACAGCTTAATATCATTATCAATCATTGGATTATCGGTACACACAGCCACATTCATGGCATCTCCCTGCAGACCTATACGGTCAATCGTCGTGTCCTCCGGGTCATACATTTTGGGCATACGGTAAGCATCCTGGAAATATAAGCTGCTTCTGCAGATCAGGATCGCCAGATCCAGCACACGGTGCATCGGCAGCTCTTCCGACTGTCTAGACCACTTCTCCCCTGTATGTCTCCATACTTTAGCTGAGATATCGACCTTTCCCCGGTCATTCCACTGGGCTAAGCCGAGGGACAGCCCCTGGGCATCAGTATTGCCGGCATAACGGCCGTCTACCTGCTCATAATTTTCGGATACGATCACAGGTTTATGTTTTAAGGTAGTTGGAATTTTCATCTCTACACGCTCCATTTGTATTTACTAATTTACTAAATTACTAATTTACTAAATCCAAAATCATAATACCCCTCATTCCATCATCTGTCAATCCCGCAAAAAAAAGCTTCTGCAGCAGATGCTGCAGAAGCTTTTTGGAGTACCTCTGAGTGTTGTCGTTACCTTTGCTTCTAATTACCGCCTCTGGATGGCCATTGAAAATTAGGTGCGGCGCATGTAAGCGCGGACGGTGATGGGTGCAAAGATAGCCACAATAACCGCAGCACCGACCAGGGAGAAGACGAGATCCGAACCTGCTGTTCCGTTATTGGTTAACTCACGGACAGCCGTTACCAGGTGGGAAATCGGGTTGATATTGACGAACCACTGGAGCCAGTCAGGCATAGTATCGACCGGCACAAAGGCATTGGAGAGGAACGTAAGCGGGAACAGCACGATCATGGATATCCCCTGCACACTTGAAGCTGTACGGGCGATTACACCGAAGAACGCGAAGATCCAGCTGATAGCCCAGGAGCAGGCGATTACCAGCAATGCAGCAACCGCAACATAACCGATCCCGCCCTCAGGACGATAGCCCATGAGATACCCCATAACGAAGGTCAGCACCGTTGCGATGGTATAGCGGACCGTATCTGCGAGCAGAGCTCCCGCAAGTGGTGCAATCCGCGAGATCGGAAGTGATTTGAAACGGTCGAACACTCCTTTTTCCATGTCCTCACGCAGCTGCACGCCAGTAACGATGGAGGTGGTGATGACCGTCTGCACCAGGATTCCTGGAATGATTACCGGCAAGTAGCTAACCACGTCACCAGAGATCGCTCCGCCGAAAATATAGGTAAACATCAGGGTGAAAATAATCGGCTGAAACGTTACGTCAAACAACTGCTCAGGGGTACGCTTGATTTTTAACAACCCCCGGTAAGCCATGGTCAGGGAATTGCGGACCGCCTGGCCGAAGCTGGAGTGATTCTTCAACTGGCGCTCAGCCCCCGGCTTAATTAATGTGCTCATATTGTTGTCCCCCCGCTTTATTATCTTTTCCTGGTACCTGTGCTGCACTATCCTCTACACCATGGCCGGTCAGGGACAGAAATACTTCGTCCAGGGTCGGCTTCTGTACACTCATTTCGGATAAGGGGATTCCCGCTGCACGAAGGGCGATCAGCAAATCGGTTACCTCGTCCGCATTGCCCATCGGCGCAGTAATCTTGGCGGCTTCTGCGGATACAGCGGCCTGAACCCGCAGCACCCGTTCAACAGTCTGCCGGGCAACTATAATTTGCTGCGGATTCTCCACTCTTAAGTGCAGCGATGAGCTGCCGACAGAGGATTTCAGATCATCAACGGTACCTTCGGCGACCACTCTTCCGTGGTCAATAACCGCTATCCGGTCTGCCAGCTGATCCGCTTCCTCCAGATACTGTGTGGTCAAAAGGACCGTTGAACCCGAGCCCACCAGCCGGCGGATCGTATCCCACATCTGGTTGCGGGTCCGCGGGTCAAGCCCCGTAGTCGGCTCATCCAGGAAAATCAGCGGCGGCTGGGCGATCAGGCTTGCGGCCAGATCCAGCCGCCGGCGCATCCCGCCGGAGAAATGCTTGAGCGGACGCTTGGCGGCTTCGGTCAGTCCGAATTCCTCCAGCAGATCCGCTGCTTTACGCCGGGACTCCGCACGGCCCAGTCCAAGCAGCCGGGAGAAAATCACCAGATTCTCGGTTGCGCTGAGCGACTCATCGACGGACGCGTATTGTCCGGTTACCCCAATCAATTGCCGTACGATCTGCGGCTCCTTCACCACATCATGCCCGAAGATTCTGGCGGATCCGCCATCCGGGCGCAATAAGGTAGCCAGCATGCGGATCGCTGTCGTTTTCCCGGCCCCGTTAGGCCCGAGCACCCCGTAGATGGAACCGGTGGCTACCTTAAGATCCACCCCATCTACCGCACGGTTGTCTCCGAACACCTTGACCAGCCCCTGAGCATCGATGGCTAATTCTGCTTGCTGCGGCGCTTTTTTGGTTTGTTGACTCATTTGCTACTCCTCCTACACAACTAATATATAAGGATCATAAATCCCTTATTTAAACTGAATATAAACGTGTATGTATTCTTCGGCCCATCAGTCCTGTTCATTATAAGCCTGATTACTGAGCTGCTTAACGGTCTGCAAGACCATTTTGCCCTCCGCCCCCGGACGTAGAAAACGGAATAAATAACTATAGACAAAAAGGTAACCTGTTACATATAATAAATATGTAACAGGTTACCTTTTATGAAAGGAGAAATACCTAATGGACGAACAAGAACAGCAAGCTTACATCCTCGGCGCCTTCCTTACGCTCGCCAACCGTCTTCAGGTGCTGGGTGATAAGCTGGATGAGAAGATCACAATGAAACAGTGGCTGCTGATTGCTGTTATTTTAAAGAGCGGTTCACCAGCACCCGCCTTAAGCGATCTGGCTGCGATGATCGGCAGCTCCAGGCAGAATGTCAAGAAAATGGCCCTTCTGCTGGAGAAGCAGGGATTTGTGGTGCTCTCGAAGGATGAAAAAGATGCACGGATTCTGCGTGTACGGCTTACCGAAGAATGTATGGTTTATTTTGCGGGTAGAAACCGGGAGGAAGAACAGTTCATGGACGATTTGTTCCAGGATTTCAATGCCGAACTGACTGGCGGACTGTTCACGGGTCTGACCAAGCTCACTGATAACATTGCCCGGATGGAAGCTGGATCCCCAGATGAAGAAAAGGAGTAAAACAATTATGATCCTGCTGATCATTATTTTTGTCTGTCTCGTTACCGCTATAGTTGTCTTTTGGCATATTCCCTACTCCAAAACCAAGGCTGAATTTCAGAGGTTAGCCTCCGGGTTGCTTGAGGGTACACCAGCTGTGCCGGATAAAGTATTCACCAAGGAGGATTGGGCTGTGCTGCCGCCGCCTGTCCGGAAGTATTTTGAAACTGCCGGATTTACCGGAATTCCCCAGATGTCCTCGATGAAGGCCGATTTCCGTAAGGTTGATTTCATCCTGAGTCCGCGCAAAACTCCTATCAACATAGATTATACTCAATACAACTTTGTAGAGCTGCCCGCCAGAATAGCTTTTATTGACACTTCCATGTATGGTGTTCCTTTTCAGGGGCTTGATTCCTATGTAGGGGGTGAAGGCGGCATGAAGGGCGTTCTCGGCAAAACGTTTACTCTGTTTAACCAGCGTGGCGGTGAAATGGATCAGGCAAGTCTGGTCACCTTTCTGTCAGAGGTTATGCTGCTGCCTAGCGCTGCACTGCAAAGCTACATTACCTGGAAGAGGGTAGACGATCTGCATGCGGAAGCTATTATCTCCCGTTACGGCATTACCGCCAGCGGAATCTTCAGTTTTCGTGAGAACGGGGAATGCAGCTCCTTCTCGACGGAAGACCGCACGGCTATCGGGATGGACGGCTCTAAACACAAGGTGAAATGGACCGCCTATATGGATGATTATAAAATTACTGGCGGCATCCGGCAGCCCACGCACCTAAAAGCGGTATGGCATTATGAGCAGGGAGATCTTGTGTACTTTGACAGTGACAATCTTCAATTAGAGTATCGTTGATTGCTATTCGGCAGTCTCTGTAAAGTCCTTCACTTTGCATAACCATATCATATGATCATTACCACGGCCCCAGTAGTGCTGAACCGTCTTA of the Paenibacillus pedocola genome contains:
- a CDS encoding DUF6544 family protein; translated protein: MILLIIIFVCLVTAIVVFWHIPYSKTKAEFQRLASGLLEGTPAVPDKVFTKEDWAVLPPPVRKYFETAGFTGIPQMSSMKADFRKVDFILSPRKTPINIDYTQYNFVELPARIAFIDTSMYGVPFQGLDSYVGGEGGMKGVLGKTFTLFNQRGGEMDQASLVTFLSEVMLLPSAALQSYITWKRVDDLHAEAIISRYGITASGIFSFRENGECSSFSTEDRTAIGMDGSKHKVKWTAYMDDYKITGGIRQPTHLKAVWHYEQGDLVYFDSDNLQLEYR